From a single Pseudomonas triticicola genomic region:
- the inhA gene encoding isonitrile hydratase, whose amino-acid sequence MTLQIGFLLFPQVQQLDLTGPYDVLASLPGVQVHLIWKDLMPVTASTGLLLKPTTTFEDCPDLDVICVPGGSGVGPLMEDQQTLDFIKRQAAQARYVTSVCTGSLVLGAAGLLQGKRATTHWAYHQLLPTLGAVAVKDRVVRDGNLFTGGGITAGIDFALVLAAELVDADTAQLVQLQLEYAPAPPFNAGSPDVAPSAVVDEARLRAAPSLKLRTEITERAAAKLGLR is encoded by the coding sequence ATGACGCTGCAGATCGGTTTTCTGTTATTCCCGCAGGTTCAGCAACTCGACCTGACCGGCCCTTACGACGTACTCGCCTCGTTGCCCGGCGTGCAGGTGCACCTGATCTGGAAGGACCTGATGCCGGTGACGGCCAGCACCGGCCTGCTGCTGAAACCGACTACGACCTTTGAGGATTGCCCGGATCTGGACGTAATCTGCGTGCCCGGCGGCAGTGGCGTCGGACCGCTGATGGAAGATCAGCAGACGCTGGATTTCATCAAACGCCAGGCCGCGCAGGCACGTTACGTGACCTCGGTGTGCACCGGCTCGCTGGTGCTCGGCGCGGCGGGTCTGTTGCAGGGCAAGCGCGCGACCACGCATTGGGCGTATCACCAGTTGCTGCCGACCCTGGGCGCGGTTGCGGTGAAGGATCGGGTGGTACGCGACGGCAATCTGTTTACCGGTGGCGGAATCACCGCTGGCATCGATTTCGCCTTGGTGCTGGCAGCGGAACTGGTCGATGCCGATACGGCGCAACTGGTGCAGTTGCAATTGGAATATGCCCCGGCACCGCCGTTCAACGCTGGGAGCCCGGACGTGGCGCCGAGCGCGGTGGTCGATGAGGCGCGGTTGCGCGCGGCGCCTTCGTTGAAGTTGCGTACGGAGATTACCGAGCGCGCGGCGGCCAAACTGGGCCTGCGCTGA
- a CDS encoding CPBP family intramembrane glutamic endopeptidase, whose amino-acid sequence MKALPWLYLALLGLGYGLALSYGQLGWLALISVGLLLFAAFAVRQQEVPVARWLGHGLFIVLAVALALHWLPGFANGRVINPQRFTDNAVPFAMYLNLDKPLVGFWLLLVCPWIVARRSLRLTVYATALALTLCAILALGGALLLGVIAWAPKWPDQAWLWVLNNLLLVTLVEEALFRGYIQGGLSRRLKHLPYGDNLALLLASLLFGLVHAGAGWTWVLLAGLAGVGYGLAYRFGGLGAAIATHFGLNLLHFGLFTYPMLAS is encoded by the coding sequence ATGAAGGCGCTGCCCTGGCTCTATCTCGCGCTGCTCGGCCTCGGTTACGGATTGGCCCTGAGCTACGGCCAGCTCGGTTGGCTGGCGTTGATCTCCGTGGGGCTTTTGCTGTTCGCCGCGTTCGCCGTGCGTCAGCAAGAGGTGCCGGTCGCGCGTTGGCTCGGCCATGGCCTGTTCATCGTTTTGGCGGTGGCACTGGCGCTGCACTGGCTGCCGGGTTTCGCCAACGGCCGGGTGATCAATCCGCAACGTTTCACTGACAACGCCGTGCCGTTCGCGATGTACCTCAATCTCGACAAACCGTTGGTGGGCTTCTGGCTGCTGTTGGTTTGTCCGTGGATCGTCGCGCGGCGTTCGTTGCGCCTGACGGTCTATGCCACCGCCCTCGCCCTGACGCTGTGCGCGATTCTCGCCCTCGGCGGCGCATTGTTGCTCGGCGTAATCGCCTGGGCGCCGAAGTGGCCGGATCAGGCCTGGCTGTGGGTGCTGAACAATCTGCTGCTGGTGACGCTGGTCGAGGAAGCCCTGTTTCGCGGCTATATACAGGGCGGACTCAGCCGTCGCCTCAAGCACCTGCCCTACGGCGACAACCTCGCGCTGCTGTTGGCCTCGCTGCTGTTTGGTCTGGTGCATGCCGGTGCTGGCTGGACCTGGGTGTTGCTGGCGGGACTGGCCGGGGTCGGCTATGGTCTGGCCTACCGTTTCGGCGGACTGGGCGCGGCGATCGCCACCCATTTCGGCCTGAACCTGTTGCACTTCGGCCTGTTCACCTATCCGATGCTGGCCAGTTGA
- a CDS encoding methyl-accepting chemotaxis protein: MRNNQPITQRERTFPAQQRLISTTDAKGVITYCNDDFVEISGFSREELIRAPHNLVRHPDVPSAVFSHMWGTLKQGLPWMGIVKNRCKSGDHYWVNAYVTPVFDGNQVIGYESVRVKPTAEQIRRAEALYQRINQGKSAIPSTDKWLPLLQDWLPFILVSQLSFMIGATLNSHWGFALAAGLSVPLGLMGLQWQQRGLKRLLRLAEQTTSDPLIAQMYTDSRGAQARLEMSILSQEARLKTCLTRLQDTAEHLTDQAKQSDALAHNSSTGLERQRVETEQVATAVNQMAATTQEVASHVQRTADATQEANRLTGRGRDIAGETREAIQRLSVVVGETGLTVTQLAKDSDEIGGVVDVIKGIADQTNLLALNAAIEAARAGEMGRGFAVVADEVRQLAQRTSESTGQIHALIAKLQQTASSAVQTMEAGHRQAEEGVARVLEADQALVGISEAVANITDMTTQIAAATEEQSAVAEEISRNISNISELADQTSEQAHNSALLSEELTKTANTQYSLVARFNR, translated from the coding sequence ATGCGTAACAACCAGCCCATTACACAACGCGAGCGGACCTTTCCAGCTCAGCAACGGTTGATTTCCACCACCGATGCCAAGGGCGTGATCACCTACTGCAACGACGACTTTGTCGAGATCAGCGGGTTTTCGCGGGAGGAACTGATCCGGGCGCCGCACAATCTGGTCCGTCACCCTGACGTGCCGTCGGCGGTGTTCTCGCACATGTGGGGCACACTGAAACAAGGCTTGCCATGGATGGGCATCGTCAAGAATCGCTGCAAATCCGGTGACCACTATTGGGTCAACGCCTATGTAACACCGGTGTTCGACGGCAATCAGGTGATCGGTTACGAGTCGGTGCGCGTCAAGCCCACCGCCGAACAGATCCGCCGCGCCGAAGCGCTCTACCAACGCATCAACCAGGGCAAGTCGGCGATTCCTTCGACGGACAAATGGCTGCCGCTACTGCAGGACTGGCTGCCGTTCATTCTGGTCAGCCAGCTGAGCTTCATGATCGGCGCGACGCTGAACTCGCATTGGGGCTTCGCCCTCGCCGCCGGTCTCTCGGTGCCGCTGGGCCTGATGGGCCTGCAATGGCAGCAACGCGGGCTCAAGCGCCTGCTGCGCCTGGCCGAACAGACCACCTCCGACCCGCTGATCGCGCAGATGTACACCGACAGCCGTGGCGCGCAGGCGCGTCTGGAAATGTCGATCCTCAGCCAGGAAGCACGCCTGAAAACCTGCCTGACCCGCTTGCAGGACACCGCCGAGCACCTGACCGATCAGGCCAAGCAGTCCGACGCCCTGGCGCACAACAGCTCGACCGGCCTGGAACGCCAGCGCGTGGAAACCGAACAGGTCGCCACCGCCGTCAACCAGATGGCCGCCACCACCCAGGAAGTCGCCAGCCACGTACAGCGCACCGCTGACGCCACCCAGGAAGCCAACCGCCTGACCGGCCGCGGCCGCGACATCGCCGGCGAAACCCGCGAAGCGATCCAGCGCCTGTCGGTGGTCGTCGGCGAAACCGGCCTGACCGTGACGCAACTGGCCAAGGACAGCGACGAAATCGGCGGCGTGGTCGACGTGATCAAAGGCATCGCCGACCAGACCAACCTCCTCGCCCTCAACGCCGCCATCGAGGCTGCGCGTGCCGGCGAAATGGGCCGAGGTTTTGCGGTCGTGGCTGACGAAGTCCGTCAACTGGCGCAACGCACCAGCGAATCCACCGGGCAGATCCATGCCCTGATCGCCAAGTTGCAACAGACCGCCTCCAGCGCCGTGCAGACCATGGAAGCCGGCCATCGCCAGGCCGAAGAAGGCGTGGCGCGGGTCCTGGAAGCGGATCAGGCACTGGTCGGCATCAGCGAAGCGGTGGCCAACATCACCGACATGACAACGCAGATCGCCGCCGCGACCGAAGAGCAAAGTGCCGTGGCTGAAGAGATCAGCCGCAACATCAGCAATATCTCGGAACTGGCGGATCAGACGTCCGAGCAAGCGCATAACTCGGCGTTGTTGAGTGAAGAGCTGACGAAGACGGCCAACACGCAGTATTCGTTGGTGGCGCGGTTTAACCGCTGA
- a CDS encoding DUF6124 family protein, producing MFKVTPNPPPSHDRALDPQKIQEATDRALDYYLKPEDLAAPPSSPKYRPVYVVDPTLDDETLLVEACESLSYAHAMAGNIANSIGGPERKPLLALQQVIMLNELLVNRLLDKLKLPQ from the coding sequence ATGTTCAAAGTCACCCCCAACCCGCCACCCTCCCACGACCGCGCACTCGACCCGCAAAAAATCCAGGAAGCCACCGACCGCGCCCTCGATTACTACCTCAAACCTGAAGACCTGGCAGCTCCGCCAAGTTCGCCAAAATATCGCCCGGTTTATGTTGTCGACCCCACGCTGGATGACGAAACCCTGTTGGTCGAAGCCTGCGAGTCGCTTTCCTACGCCCATGCCATGGCCGGTAACATCGCCAACTCAATAGGCGGCCCGGAACGCAAACCACTGCTGGCGCTGCAACAGGTGATCATGCTGAACGAACTGTTGGTCAATCGACTGTTGGATAAGCTGAAGTTGCCTCAATAA
- a CDS encoding alpha/beta family hydrolase encodes MDKQHKASIDGDQWAQCVLDHGWLWDAAVGEASATLILAHGAGAPMDSEWMNDMAGRLAGLGVNVLRFEFPYMAQRRVDGVKRPPNPAPKLLDCWREVFALVRRHVAGVLAVGGKSMGGRMASLVADELGVDALVCLGYPFYAVGKPEKPRVEHLASLRTRALIVQGERDALGNREAVEGYSLAPGIEVFWLVAGDHDLKPLKVSGFTHEQHLASAAQKVSEFLKG; translated from the coding sequence ATGGACAAACAGCACAAGGCCAGTATTGACGGGGATCAATGGGCGCAGTGTGTGCTCGATCATGGATGGCTTTGGGATGCCGCTGTTGGTGAGGCTTCGGCAACGCTGATTCTGGCCCACGGTGCGGGGGCGCCGATGGATAGCGAGTGGATGAACGACATGGCTGGGCGCCTTGCCGGGCTTGGGGTCAACGTGTTGCGGTTTGAGTTTCCGTATATGGCGCAGCGGCGGGTGGATGGGGTGAAGCGGCCGCCGAATCCTGCGCCGAAACTGTTGGATTGCTGGCGGGAGGTGTTTGCGCTTGTGCGGCGTCATGTCGCTGGGGTTTTGGCGGTTGGCGGCAAGTCGATGGGCGGGCGGATGGCGAGTCTGGTGGCGGATGAGTTGGGGGTGGATGCGTTGGTGTGTCTGGGGTATCCGTTTTATGCGGTGGGGAAGCCGGAGAAGCCTCGGGTTGAGCATTTGGCTTCGTTGCGCACGCGAGCGTTGATTGTGCAGGGGGAGCGGGATGCTCTGGGGAATCGCGAGGCGGTTGAGGGGTATTCGTTAGCGCCGGGGATTGAGGTGTTTTGGTTAGTGGCGGGGGATCATGATTTGAAGCCGCTGAAGGTTTCTGGGTTTACGCATGAACAGCATTTGGCCAGCGCCGCGCAGAAAGTATCCGAGTTTCTCAAGGGTTAA
- the ccoN gene encoding cytochrome-c oxidase, cbb3-type subunit I: MNTSISTAYNYKVVRQFAIMTVVWGIVGMGLGVFLAAQLVWPELNFNLPWTSFGRLRPLHTNAVIFAFGGCALFASSFYSVQRTCQTQLFAPQIAAFCFWGWQLVILLAAISLPLGYTSSKEYAELEWPIDILITIVWVAYAIVFFGTIMQRKTKHIYVGNWFFGAFIITVAILHIVNNLELPVSFTKSYSVYAGATDAMVQWWYGHNAVGFFLTAGFLGMMYYFVPKQAERPVYSYRLSIVHFWALITLYIWAGPHHLHYTALPDWAQSLGMVMSLILLAPSWGGMINGMMTLSGAWHKLRSDPILRFLVVSLAFYGMSTFEGPMMAIKTVNALSHYTDWTIGHVHAGALGWVAMISIGALYHMIPKIFGKAQMHSVGLINAHFWLATIGTVLYIASMWVNGIAQGLMWRAVNEDGTLTYSFVETLVASHPGFVVRLIGGAIFLSGMFLMAYNTWRTVRASHPADVVAAAQMA; this comes from the coding sequence ATGAACACTTCTATCAGTACCGCCTACAACTACAAGGTGGTCCGCCAATTCGCCATTATGACGGTGGTGTGGGGCATCGTCGGCATGGGCCTCGGGGTTTTTCTCGCGGCGCAATTGGTCTGGCCGGAACTCAACTTCAATTTGCCCTGGACCAGTTTCGGCCGTCTGCGCCCGCTGCACACCAACGCGGTGATCTTCGCCTTTGGTGGCTGCGCGCTGTTCGCCAGCTCTTTCTATTCGGTGCAACGCACCTGCCAGACGCAATTGTTCGCGCCGCAAATCGCCGCGTTCTGCTTCTGGGGCTGGCAATTGGTGATCCTGTTGGCGGCGATCAGCCTGCCGTTGGGTTACACCAGCTCCAAGGAATACGCCGAGCTGGAATGGCCGATTGACATCCTGATCACCATCGTCTGGGTCGCCTACGCGATCGTGTTCTTCGGCACGATCATGCAGCGCAAGACCAAGCACATCTATGTGGGCAACTGGTTCTTCGGCGCGTTCATCATCACCGTGGCGATCCTGCACATCGTCAACAACCTCGAGTTGCCGGTGAGTTTCACCAAGTCCTACTCGGTGTACGCCGGTGCAACCGACGCCATGGTGCAGTGGTGGTACGGCCACAACGCTGTGGGCTTTTTCCTCACCGCCGGCTTCCTCGGCATGATGTATTACTTCGTGCCGAAACAGGCCGAGCGTCCGGTGTATTCGTATCGCCTGTCGATCGTGCACTTCTGGGCCTTGATCACCCTGTACATCTGGGCCGGCCCGCACCACTTGCACTACACCGCGCTGCCGGACTGGGCACAGTCGCTGGGCATGGTGATGTCGCTGATCCTGCTGGCACCGAGCTGGGGCGGCATGATCAACGGCATGATGACCCTTTCGGGCGCGTGGCATAAGTTGCGCAGCGACCCGATCCTGCGCTTTCTCGTGGTGTCGCTGGCGTTCTACGGCATGTCGACCTTCGAAGGGCCGATGATGGCGATCAAAACGGTAAACGCCCTCTCCCACTACACCGACTGGACCATCGGCCACGTTCACGCCGGTGCACTCGGCTGGGTGGCGATGATCTCGATCGGCGCGCTGTACCACATGATCCCGAAAATCTTCGGCAAAGCGCAGATGCATAGCGTCGGTTTGATCAACGCGCACTTCTGGCTCGCAACCATCGGCACCGTGCTCTATATAGCCTCGATGTGGGTCAACGGCATCGCCCAGGGCCTGATGTGGCGCGCGGTCAACGAGGACGGCACGCTGACTTACTCCTTCGTCGAAACCCTGGTGGCCAGCCATCCGGGCTTTGTCGTGCGGCTGATCGGCGGGGCGATTTTCTTAAGCGGCATGTTCCTGATGGCTTACAACACCTGGCGCACCGTGCGGGCCTCGCATCCTGCCGACGTCGTCGCTGCCGCGCAGATGGCCTGA
- the ccoO gene encoding cytochrome-c oxidase, cbb3-type subunit II, with translation MKHETIEKNVGLLMLLMVFAVSIGGLTQIVPLFFQDVTNKPVEGMKPYTALQLEGRDIYIREGCVGCHSQMIRPFRAETERYGHYSVAGESVWDHPFLWGSKRTGPDLARVGARYSDDWHRAHLYNPRNVVPESKMPAYPWLVTQAVDSSHTETKLKTMRTLGVPYTDDDISGAVASLKGKTEMDALVSYLQVLGTAIKSKR, from the coding sequence ATGAAACACGAAACGATTGAAAAGAACGTCGGCCTGCTGATGCTGCTGATGGTGTTCGCCGTGAGCATCGGCGGCCTGACCCAGATCGTCCCGCTGTTCTTCCAGGACGTCACCAACAAACCGGTGGAAGGCATGAAGCCCTACACCGCGCTGCAACTGGAAGGTCGCGACATCTACATCCGCGAAGGCTGCGTCGGCTGCCACTCGCAAATGATCCGCCCGTTCCGCGCCGAAACCGAGCGCTACGGGCACTACTCGGTTGCGGGCGAAAGCGTTTGGGATCACCCCTTCCTGTGGGGCTCGAAACGTACCGGTCCGGATCTGGCCCGGGTCGGCGCGCGTTACTCGGATGACTGGCACCGCGCGCACTTGTACAACCCGCGCAACGTTGTGCCGGAGTCGAAGATGCCGGCCTATCCGTGGCTGGTCACCCAAGCGGTCGACAGCAGCCACACCGAAACCAAGCTGAAAACCATGCGCACCCTCGGCGTGCCGTATACCGACGACGACATCAGCGGCGCGGTCGCCAGCCTCAAGGGCAAGACCGAAATGGACGCCCTCGTTTCCTACCTGCAAGTGCTCGGCACTGCGATCAAGAGCAAGAGGTGA
- a CDS encoding cbb3-type cytochrome oxidase subunit 3, with product MVIEMSAGLIRGLGTVVVFVAFVGLTLWVFNRKRTPEFAEARLLPFADEPLPETISAPETRSTRP from the coding sequence ATGGTCATTGAAATGAGTGCAGGCCTGATCCGCGGCCTCGGCACGGTCGTGGTGTTCGTCGCCTTCGTCGGGTTGACCTTGTGGGTATTCAACCGCAAGCGCACGCCGGAATTCGCCGAAGCACGCCTGCTGCCGTTCGCCGACGAACCACTACCCGAAACAATTTCAGCCCCTGAAACAAGGAGTACCCGGCCATGA
- the ccoP gene encoding cytochrome-c oxidase, cbb3-type subunit III: protein MTTFWSTWICVLTIGSLIGLTWLLIGTRRGETKGSVDQTMGHSFDGIEEYDNPLPQWWFMLFAGTLVFSVGYLVLYPGLGNWKGILPGYEDGWTGVHEWEKEMNKADARFGPIFAKFAAMPLEEVAKDPQALKMGGRLFASNCSVCHGSDAKGAFGFPNLADSDWRWGGDAETIKTTIMGGRMAAMPAWGEVLGEAGVKNVAAYVRHELAGLPLPADSKADLQAGQQAFSTTCVACHGATGQGTAAMGAPNLTHPAGFIYGTSLTQLEQTIRHGRQGHMPAQNELLGNDKVQLLAAYVYSLSKNDEQLTGKLQAESSK, encoded by the coding sequence ATGACCACCTTCTGGAGTACGTGGATCTGCGTACTGACCATTGGCAGCCTGATCGGCCTGACCTGGCTGCTGATCGGCACCCGTCGGGGCGAGACCAAGGGCAGCGTCGACCAGACCATGGGCCACAGCTTCGACGGCATCGAGGAGTACGACAACCCGCTGCCGCAGTGGTGGTTCATGCTGTTCGCCGGCACGCTGGTGTTCTCGGTGGGCTATCTGGTTCTGTACCCGGGCCTGGGCAACTGGAAAGGCATCCTGCCCGGTTACGAGGATGGCTGGACCGGCGTGCACGAGTGGGAAAAGGAAATGAACAAGGCCGACGCCCGGTTCGGGCCGATCTTCGCCAAATTCGCAGCGATGCCCCTGGAAGAAGTGGCCAAGGATCCGCAGGCGCTGAAAATGGGCGGTCGTCTGTTCGCCTCCAATTGCTCGGTATGCCACGGCTCGGATGCCAAGGGCGCGTTCGGCTTCCCTAACCTTGCTGACAGCGACTGGCGCTGGGGCGGCGATGCCGAGACGATTAAAACCACCATCATGGGTGGGCGGATGGCGGCGATGCCGGCCTGGGGCGAAGTGCTCGGTGAGGCTGGGGTGAAAAACGTTGCCGCGTATGTGCGCCACGAACTGGCCGGCCTGCCGCTACCCGCCGACAGCAAGGCGGATCTGCAAGCCGGGCAGCAGGCGTTCAGCACCACTTGCGTTGCCTGTCATGGCGCCACCGGCCAGGGCACTGCGGCGATGGGCGCGCCAAACCTGACCCATCCGGCCGGCTTCATTTATGGCACCAGCCTGACCCAACTGGAACAGACCATTCGCCATGGTCGTCAGGGGCATATGCCAGCGCAGAACGAATTGCTGGGCAACGATAAAGTGCAATTGCTTGCCGCTTATGTGTACAGCCTTTCGAAAAATGATGAGCAATTGACCGGCAAGCTTCAAGCTGAAAGCTCCAAGTAA
- the ccoN gene encoding cytochrome-c oxidase, cbb3-type subunit I yields the protein MSTAISPTAYNYKVVRQFAIMTVVWGILGMGLGVFIASQLVWPELNFGLPWTSFGRLRPLHTNLVIFAFGGCALFATSYYVVQRTCQTRLISDSLAAFTFWGWQAVIVGAIITLPLGYTTTKEYAELEWPIAILLAIVWVTYGLVFFGTITKRKTKHIYVGNWFYGAFIVVTAMLHIVNHMSLPVSLFKSYSAYSGATDAMIQWWYGHNAVGFFLTTGFLGMMYYFVPKQAERPIYSYRLSIVHFWALITLYIWAGPHHLHYTALPDWAQSLGMAMSIILLAPSWGGMINGMMTLSGAWHKLRTDPILRFLVVSLAFYGMSTFEGPMMAIKTVNSLSHYTDWTIGHVHAGALGWVAMISIGAIYHMIPKLFGRAQMHSTGLINAHFWLATIGTVLYIASMWVNGITQGLMWRAINDDGTLTYSFVEALQASHPGFIVRALGGAFFASGMLLMAYNVYRTVRASNPVEAEAAAKIAVVGAH from the coding sequence ATGAGCACAGCAATCAGTCCGACTGCTTATAACTATAAGGTAGTCCGCCAGTTCGCCATCATGACGGTGGTCTGGGGGATCCTTGGCATGGGGCTCGGTGTCTTCATTGCCTCGCAACTGGTCTGGCCGGAATTGAACTTCGGTCTGCCGTGGACGAGCTTTGGACGCCTGCGCCCGTTGCACACAAACCTGGTGATTTTCGCCTTCGGCGGTTGTGCACTGTTTGCCACTTCCTACTATGTCGTGCAGCGAACCTGCCAGACGCGACTGATTTCCGACAGCCTCGCGGCCTTCACCTTCTGGGGCTGGCAAGCGGTCATCGTCGGCGCCATCATCACCTTGCCGCTGGGTTACACCACCACCAAGGAATACGCCGAGCTGGAATGGCCGATCGCAATTCTGCTGGCCATTGTCTGGGTCACTTACGGTCTGGTGTTCTTCGGCACCATCACCAAGCGCAAAACCAAGCACATCTACGTTGGTAACTGGTTCTACGGCGCGTTCATCGTGGTCACCGCGATGCTGCACATCGTCAACCACATGTCGCTGCCGGTCAGCCTGTTCAAGTCGTATTCGGCCTACTCCGGTGCCACTGACGCGATGATCCAGTGGTGGTACGGCCACAACGCGGTGGGTTTCTTCCTGACCACCGGTTTCCTCGGGATGATGTATTACTTCGTGCCGAAACAGGCCGAACGCCCGATCTACTCCTATCGTCTGTCGATCGTGCACTTCTGGGCGCTGATCACCCTCTACATCTGGGCCGGCCCGCACCACCTGCACTACACCGCCCTGCCGGACTGGGCACAATCGCTGGGCATGGCGATGTCGATCATCCTCCTGGCGCCAAGCTGGGGCGGCATGATCAACGGCATGATGACCCTGTCGGGCGCCTGGCATAAGTTGCGCACCGACCCGATCCTGCGCTTCCTCGTGGTGTCGCTGGCGTTCTACGGCATGTCGACCTTCGAAGGGCCGATGATGGCGATCAAGACCGTCAACTCGCTCTCGCACTACACCGACTGGACCATCGGCCACGTACACGCCGGCGCCCTCGGTTGGGTAGCGATGATCTCGATCGGCGCGATCTACCACATGATCCCGAAACTGTTCGGCCGGGCGCAGATGCACAGCACCGGGCTGATCAACGCGCACTTCTGGCTTGCGACCATCGGTACCGTGCTCTACATCGCGTCGATGTGGGTCAATGGCATCACCCAGGGCCTGATGTGGCGTGCAATCAACGATGACGGCACCCTCACCTACTCGTTCGTCGAAGCGCTGCAGGCCAGCCACCCGGGCTTCATCGTCCGTGCGCTGGGCGGTGCTTTCTTTGCCAGCGGCATGCTGCTGATGGCTTACAACGTGTACCGCACCGTTCGTGCGTCGAATCCGGTTGAAGCCGAAGCCGCCGCCAAGATTGCCGTTGTTGGAGCTCACTGA
- the ccoO gene encoding cytochrome-c oxidase, cbb3-type subunit II: protein MKHEAVEKNIGLLAFFMVIAVSVGGLTQIVPLFFQDVTNKPVEGMKPRSALELEGRDVYIANGCVGCHSQMIRPFRAETERYGHYSVAGESVWDHPFLWGSKRTGPDLARVGGRYSDDWQRAHLYNPRNVVPESKMPAYPFLVENKLDGKETAKKMEVLRTLGVPYTDEDIAGAQDAVKGKTEMDALVAYLQGLGTIIKSKR, encoded by the coding sequence ATGAAGCATGAAGCTGTCGAGAAGAATATTGGCCTGCTGGCCTTCTTCATGGTCATCGCCGTCAGCGTCGGTGGTCTGACCCAAATCGTTCCGCTGTTCTTCCAGGACGTCACCAACAAGCCGGTCGAGGGCATGAAGCCGCGCTCGGCGCTGGAACTGGAAGGCCGCGACGTGTACATCGCCAACGGTTGTGTCGGCTGCCACTCGCAGATGATCCGCCCGTTCCGCGCTGAAACCGAACGCTATGGCCACTATTCGGTTGCCGGTGAAAGCGTCTGGGATCACCCGTTCCTGTGGGGTTCCAAACGTACCGGTCCGGACCTGGCCCGTGTGGGCGGTCGTTACTCCGATGACTGGCAACGTGCGCACTTGTACAACCCGCGCAACGTGGTCCCCGAGTCGAAAATGCCGGCTTACCCGTTCCTCGTGGAAAACAAGCTCGACGGCAAGGAAACCGCGAAAAAAATGGAAGTCTTGCGCACCCTCGGCGTGCCTTACACCGACGAAGACATCGCCGGTGCACAGGATGCCGTGAAGGGCAAAACCGAAATGGACGCGCTGGTGGCCTATCTGCAAGGCCTGGGCACCATCATCAAAAGCAAACGGTGA
- a CDS encoding cbb3-type cytochrome oxidase subunit 3, with the protein MDIGMIRGLGTVVVMVAFIGLALWVFSPKRKSEFDDATMLPFADDPEAVKHVEQASRSNKE; encoded by the coding sequence ATGGATATCGGGATGATTCGAGGCCTGGGCACCGTGGTCGTGATGGTGGCCTTCATCGGTCTGGCCTTGTGGGTGTTCAGCCCCAAGCGCAAGTCGGAATTCGACGACGCGACCATGCTGCCTTTTGCCGATGATCCCGAAGCCGTCAAGCACGTCGAGCAAGCTTCTAGGAGTAACAAAGAATGA